Proteins encoded in a region of the Elizabethkingia bruuniana genome:
- a CDS encoding fumarate reductase/succinate dehydrogenase flavoprotein subunit: MGLDSKIPAGPLADKWKNHKDHMELVAPNNRDKIDIIVVGTGLAGGSAAATLAEQGYNVKAFCYQDSPRRAHSIAAQGGINAAKNYQNDGDSVYRLFYDTIKGGDYRAREANVYRLAEVSGNIIDQCVSQGVPFGREYGGMLDNRSFGGVQVKRTFYAKGQTGQQLLLGAYAAMSRQIGKGRIKMYNRHEMMELVIVDGKARGIIARNLVTGEIERHSAHAVVVASGGYGNVYFLSTNAMGSNVSAAWKIHKKGAYFANPCYVQIHPTCIPVHGTQQSKLTLMSESLRNSGRIWVPKKIEDSIAIREGKKKAKDIAEEDRDYYLERRYPAFGNLVPRDVASRAAKERCDAGFGIENNDTKEGVYLDFSTEIMKKGKESATEQNIHNPSSAQIYSLGKAWVEEKYGNLFQMYEKITADNPYETPMKIYPAVHYTMGGVWVDYNLMSTIPGCFVVGEANFSDHGANRLGASALMQGLADGYFVLPYTIANYLSADIRTGAIPTNTPEFDQAETEIKNKVEFFLTNKGTHSVDHFHKQLGNIMWNKVGMGRTAQGLEEAIKEIEEVRKDFWQNVRVPGDADNLNPELEKAFRVADFLELGQLMAIDALNRNESCGGHFREEYSTPDGEAQRDDVNYKYVAAWEYKGADINHEVMHKEDLVYDNIEVKTRSYK, from the coding sequence ATGGGTTTAGATTCTAAAATTCCAGCGGGGCCATTGGCTGACAAATGGAAAAATCATAAAGATCACATGGAACTTGTTGCGCCAAACAACAGGGACAAAATTGATATTATTGTTGTAGGAACAGGTCTTGCGGGCGGTTCAGCAGCAGCAACTTTGGCAGAACAAGGCTATAACGTAAAAGCTTTTTGTTATCAGGATTCTCCAAGAAGAGCTCACTCTATTGCAGCTCAGGGAGGTATTAACGCAGCAAAAAATTATCAGAACGATGGTGACTCTGTCTATCGTTTGTTTTATGATACTATTAAAGGTGGTGACTACCGTGCAAGAGAAGCTAACGTATACCGTTTGGCTGAGGTTTCTGGTAACATCATAGACCAGTGTGTGTCCCAAGGGGTGCCATTTGGTAGAGAATATGGTGGTATGTTGGATAACCGTTCTTTTGGTGGGGTTCAGGTAAAAAGAACTTTCTATGCAAAAGGGCAAACAGGTCAGCAGCTTCTTTTAGGTGCTTACGCAGCAATGAGCCGTCAGATTGGTAAAGGTCGTATTAAAATGTACAACCGTCACGAGATGATGGAGCTGGTTATTGTAGACGGAAAAGCAAGAGGGATTATTGCAAGAAACTTGGTAACAGGAGAAATCGAAAGACATTCTGCTCACGCTGTAGTTGTTGCTTCCGGTGGTTATGGTAACGTTTACTTCCTTTCTACAAATGCAATGGGATCTAACGTTTCCGCTGCATGGAAAATTCACAAAAAAGGTGCTTACTTCGCAAACCCTTGCTACGTTCAGATTCACCCTACATGTATTCCGGTACATGGAACACAGCAGTCTAAACTAACGTTGATGTCTGAATCTCTAAGAAACTCAGGAAGAATCTGGGTGCCTAAAAAGATTGAAGATTCTATTGCTATCCGTGAAGGAAAGAAAAAGGCAAAAGATATTGCTGAAGAAGACAGAGATTACTATTTGGAGAGAAGATATCCTGCGTTTGGTAACTTAGTGCCGCGTGACGTTGCTTCACGTGCTGCTAAAGAAAGATGCGACGCTGGTTTCGGTATAGAAAATAATGATACTAAAGAAGGTGTATACTTAGATTTCTCTACGGAGATTATGAAGAAAGGTAAGGAGTCTGCTACTGAGCAGAATATCCACAATCCTTCTTCTGCACAAATCTATTCTTTAGGTAAAGCTTGGGTTGAAGAGAAATATGGTAACCTTTTCCAGATGTATGAAAAAATTACTGCGGATAATCCATATGAAACTCCAATGAAGATATATCCTGCTGTACACTATACAATGGGTGGTGTATGGGTAGATTATAACCTGATGTCTACTATTCCGGGATGTTTCGTTGTAGGTGAAGCTAACTTCTCCGATCACGGTGCAAACAGACTAGGGGCTTCTGCACTTATGCAAGGTCTTGCAGATGGTTATTTTGTATTGCCATATACAATTGCTAATTATCTTTCTGCAGATATCAGAACCGGTGCTATACCAACGAATACACCTGAATTTGATCAGGCTGAAACAGAAATTAAAAATAAAGTTGAATTCTTCCTTACCAATAAAGGAACTCATTCTGTAGATCATTTCCATAAGCAATTAGGAAACATTATGTGGAATAAAGTTGGTATGGGACGTACAGCTCAGGGACTTGAGGAAGCGATTAAAGAAATTGAAGAGGTAAGAAAAGATTTCTGGCAGAACGTAAGAGTTCCGGGAGATGCAGATAACCTGAATCCGGAATTAGAAAAAGCTTTCAGAGTTGCAGACTTCCTGGAACTAGGTCAGCTAATGGCAATTGATGCATTAAACAGAAATGAATCTTGTGGTGGTCACTTCCGTGAAGAGTATTCTACGCCAGATGGTGAGGCTCAGCGTGATGATGTGAACTACAAATATGTTGCTGCCTGGGAATACAAAGGAGCAGATATCAACCACGAGGTAATGCACAAAGAAGATCTTGTTTACGACAACATCGAAGTTAAAACAAGAAGTTACAAATAA
- a CDS encoding succinate dehydrogenase/fumarate reductase iron-sulfur subunit, whose amino-acid sequence MSEKKGLNLTLKIWRQKNNKTKGQFETYKISDVSTDSSFLEMLDILNENLINEGKDPIAFDHDCREGICGMCSLYINGRAHGPDTGITTCQLHMRHFKDGETIHIEPWRSAAFPVIKDLVVDRSAFDRVMAAGGFISVNTSGRTTDANNIPVPKEDADKAMDAAACIGCGACVATCKNGSAMLFVGAKVSQFALLPQGRVEAKRRVLHMVKQMDEEGFGNCSNTGACEVECPKGISLENIARMNREYLSANFTTANH is encoded by the coding sequence ATGAGTGAAAAAAAAGGTCTCAATCTTACACTGAAAATTTGGAGACAAAAAAATAATAAGACAAAAGGTCAGTTCGAAACCTATAAGATTTCAGACGTATCTACAGACAGTTCATTCCTTGAAATGTTAGATATTCTGAATGAAAATTTAATTAACGAAGGAAAAGACCCTATCGCTTTCGATCACGACTGTCGTGAAGGTATCTGTGGTATGTGTTCTCTATACATTAATGGTAGAGCGCATGGTCCTGATACAGGTATTACTACTTGTCAGCTGCATATGCGTCATTTTAAAGATGGCGAAACTATTCATATCGAGCCATGGAGAAGTGCTGCTTTTCCAGTAATCAAAGACTTGGTAGTAGACCGTTCTGCATTTGACAGAGTAATGGCTGCCGGTGGTTTTATTTCTGTAAATACTTCAGGTAGAACAACCGATGCTAACAATATCCCTGTACCAAAAGAAGATGCTGATAAGGCAATGGATGCTGCAGCATGTATCGGATGTGGAGCTTGTGTAGCAACTTGTAAAAATGGTTCTGCAATGTTATTTGTAGGTGCTAAAGTTTCTCAGTTTGCATTGTTACCACAAGGTAGAGTTGAAGCAAAACGTAGAGTACTTCACATGGTAAAACAAATGGACGAAGAAGGATTCGGTAACTGTTCTAATACAGGAGCTTGTGAGGTTGAATGTCCAAAAGGTATCTCTTTGGAGAACATTGCAAGAATGAACAGAGAATATCTAAGTGCTAACTTTACAACAGCTAATCACTAA
- a CDS encoding DUF6048 family protein: MKLRLFYTLIFSLFISLSFAQEKKKISSDTLAAKKWKYKPNVMIGVDVLHLGLMAFTDQKLFQAFATSRIQPRLHLVADVGYEKNKYDKNGYDVSAKGLFVKAGTLYMLSPDPENKQNGFYAGGKVAASFYQQEMRSIPTRGYQGHDSYASFPTSSQSAYWLEGAIGGRVELFHSNFYIDAQVQPKYMIYTTKQENITPMVIPGFGTDANKFKLGFMWSVAYLF, translated from the coding sequence ATGAAGTTAAGACTGTTCTATACTTTAATTTTTAGTCTTTTTATTTCCTTAAGCTTTGCGCAGGAGAAGAAAAAGATAAGCAGTGATACCCTTGCTGCTAAGAAATGGAAATATAAGCCGAATGTAATGATTGGAGTAGATGTGCTTCACTTAGGGCTAATGGCTTTTACCGATCAGAAATTATTCCAGGCTTTTGCTACATCACGTATACAACCAAGGCTTCACTTGGTAGCTGATGTAGGTTATGAAAAGAATAAGTATGACAAAAACGGATACGATGTATCAGCAAAAGGATTGTTCGTTAAAGCCGGAACATTATACATGCTAAGTCCGGACCCTGAAAATAAACAAAACGGATTTTATGCCGGCGGAAAGGTAGCAGCATCTTTTTATCAGCAGGAAATGAGATCGATCCCAACCAGAGGATATCAGGGACACGATTCTTATGCGTCATTTCCGACATCATCTCAATCTGCTTATTGGCTGGAAGGAGCTATTGGAGGAAGGGTAGAGCTTTTCCATTCTAATTTCTATATAGATGCACAAGTACAGCCAAAATACATGATTTATACAACGAAACAAGAAAATATAACTCCAATGGTAATTCCGGGATTCGGAACCGATGCCAATAAGTTCAAACTTGGCTTTATGTGGAGTGTAGCTTACCTGTTTTAA
- a CDS encoding TlpA family protein disulfide reductase, translating to MKKLLLIVLCTLFIVSCSNKKTVVISGKVIGGSPLERIEIVDMSGVATLPIANFGVDAQGNFSDTIQIPKNGVYTLSYGGNYGTVYLKGGENVRLSGNSAAGFPKVFTVEGDSKNNVFLQKTQTYLDNYFSKIQQDIITQDETKFIDQLKKFRSDLNKEMDNLAKSTGADSDLVKWKKDELDVNLLSFSGKYIELHGQVTGKPDYKATQKLKDYQKELKGDEDAKIKMYPSYRGYMLSTLGQDFQAYAMKNQKPDGTTTEMFINYIKDKKDYSQLVKDYLISFVAGMDMHPQQANSEKLMKLLNDNIKDSEVKTGLEKVEKAVYGLKVGTAAPSVDFIDVSGKKVPSSSFNGKPTLIMFYASWNPYIAESVVPMLKEVTNAYKSKVNFVFIDVDDNAAQFKKTAVAMLSGTEGQKLYAKGGLKSEMAQKYALYGFKLPSFVILDKDGKIASKSFMSMMEPDFKTALDKVSGITGPAIAPPQMQMQPAPAPVDSAKVKTEAKAK from the coding sequence ATGAAAAAACTATTATTAATAGTATTATGCACTTTATTTATAGTGTCTTGTTCAAACAAAAAGACTGTTGTTATCTCTGGTAAAGTTATCGGAGGCTCACCATTGGAAAGAATAGAAATTGTTGACATGTCAGGTGTCGCAACACTGCCTATCGCTAACTTTGGTGTAGATGCACAAGGAAATTTCTCTGATACAATCCAGATTCCTAAAAATGGTGTATATACACTTTCTTATGGAGGTAACTATGGTACCGTTTATTTAAAAGGTGGTGAGAATGTAAGGCTTTCTGGTAACAGCGCAGCTGGTTTCCCAAAAGTATTTACTGTTGAAGGAGATTCAAAAAACAATGTCTTTTTACAAAAGACACAAACTTATTTAGATAATTATTTTTCTAAAATTCAACAAGATATCATCACTCAGGATGAAACTAAATTCATAGATCAGCTGAAGAAATTCAGATCAGACTTGAATAAAGAAATGGATAACCTGGCGAAATCTACAGGTGCTGACAGTGATTTAGTAAAATGGAAAAAAGATGAACTAGATGTTAATCTTCTTTCTTTCTCCGGGAAATATATAGAGCTTCACGGACAGGTTACAGGAAAGCCTGATTATAAAGCAACTCAGAAGTTAAAAGATTATCAGAAAGAACTAAAAGGAGATGAAGATGCTAAAATCAAAATGTATCCTTCATACAGAGGTTATATGCTAAGTACTCTTGGTCAGGATTTCCAGGCTTATGCTATGAAAAACCAAAAGCCAGATGGTACTACAACTGAAATGTTCATTAACTATATCAAGGATAAAAAAGATTATTCTCAATTGGTTAAAGACTACCTGATTTCTTTTGTTGCAGGAATGGATATGCATCCACAACAAGCTAACTCAGAAAAATTAATGAAGTTATTAAATGATAACATTAAAGACTCTGAAGTTAAAACAGGATTGGAGAAAGTAGAAAAAGCTGTTTACGGTCTTAAAGTTGGTACAGCTGCACCATCAGTAGACTTTATTGATGTGAGTGGTAAAAAAGTACCTTCTTCTTCATTCAACGGAAAACCTACATTGATTATGTTCTATGCTTCTTGGAATCCATATATTGCAGAATCTGTAGTACCAATGCTTAAAGAAGTTACTAATGCTTATAAGAGTAAAGTAAACTTTGTATTCATTGATGTGGATGACAATGCAGCTCAATTTAAGAAAACAGCTGTAGCAATGCTAAGCGGAACTGAAGGACAGAAACTATATGCAAAAGGAGGTCTTAAATCTGAAATGGCACAAAAATATGCACTATACGGATTTAAATTGCCAAGCTTTGTAATCTTAGATAAAGATGGTAAAATAGCAAGCAAGAGTTTCATGAGTATGATGGAGCCTGACTTCAAAACTGCTTTAGATAAGGTATCCGGAATTACCGGACCAGCTATTGCGCCGCCACAAATGCAAATGCAGCCTGCACCAGCGCCTGTGGATTCAGCAAAAGTAAAGACAGAAGCGAAAGCTAAATAA
- a CDS encoding DUF6452 family protein, translated as MKYIKFIFCFVPLLLAVVACNQEDDICTEGGSPKMKVKFKRAADGKLAKMDSLTVRILWGTDTLMVANNSKAVDSVMIPLKVTGDGFTDILVQTNPKSKTEISKIKVKYTESSEYVSPGCGIRKLYDNLTVSPVEGLNPVKSVDINSNQIHNEVKTVLYFNF; from the coding sequence ATGAAGTATATAAAGTTTATATTTTGCTTTGTTCCATTGTTGCTGGCTGTAGTAGCCTGTAATCAGGAAGATGATATATGTACTGAGGGAGGTTCTCCTAAGATGAAAGTAAAGTTTAAAAGAGCTGCAGATGGTAAGCTTGCCAAGATGGACAGCCTTACAGTCCGTATCCTATGGGGTACAGATACCCTAATGGTAGCGAATAACTCCAAAGCGGTAGATTCGGTAATGATACCGCTGAAAGTTACCGGAGACGGCTTTACGGATATTCTGGTTCAAACCAACCCAAAATCAAAAACAGAAATCTCTAAAATCAAGGTAAAGTATACTGAATCTTCAGAATATGTTTCACCAGGATGCGGAATCAGAAAATTGTATGATAATCTTACAGTATCACCAGTTGAAGGACTAAATCCGGTGAAAAGTGTCGACATTAACTCTAATCAAATTCATAATGAAGTTAAGACTGTTCTATACTTTAATTTTTAG
- the coaE gene encoding dephospho-CoA kinase (Dephospho-CoA kinase (CoaE) performs the final step in coenzyme A biosynthesis.) has protein sequence MHKIIGLTGGIGSGKTTVARFIEEMGYPVYNSDTRAKDLVNESHDLKAAIIQLLGSQAYDENGLYDRKYVGSIVFSNDELLKQLNAIIHPAVNKDFHDWVKRQSREIIFKETALLFELKLNLQCDKSLLVTADESIRIKRVMDRDSKTYREVEKVIDNQMPERKKIRLADYVIENNSDMQHLRLSTEKIMTSLINDLHKI, from the coding sequence ATGCATAAAATCATTGGCCTTACAGGCGGTATCGGTTCCGGAAAAACAACTGTAGCTCGTTTCATAGAAGAGATGGGATATCCTGTTTATAATTCGGATACAAGAGCAAAAGATCTGGTGAATGAAAGTCATGATCTAAAAGCAGCTATTATTCAGCTATTAGGATCACAAGCTTATGACGAAAATGGGCTCTATGACCGAAAATATGTCGGGTCTATAGTTTTTAGTAATGATGAATTGCTAAAACAGCTGAATGCAATTATTCATCCTGCCGTTAATAAAGATTTTCATGACTGGGTAAAGAGACAATCCCGTGAAATTATCTTTAAAGAAACAGCACTACTTTTTGAGCTGAAATTAAACTTGCAGTGTGACAAAAGTTTGCTGGTAACAGCTGATGAAAGTATAAGAATAAAAAGGGTGATGGACAGGGATTCAAAAACCTATCGTGAAGTAGAAAAAGTAATAGATAATCAAATGCCGGAAAGAAAGAAAATACGGCTTGCAGATTATGTCATTGAAAATAATTCGGATATGCAACACCTTCGTTTGAGTACCGAAAAAATTATGACATCTCTTATTAACGATTTGCATAAAATTTAG
- a CDS encoding FMN-binding negative transcriptional regulator, with the protein MHIPKLYKSEDFDLLEEIISNHSFGLLISSKEKLFATHSMFLMSGTNEDFILETHISKANFQAKALKDGDQVLCDFLGAHTYISSSWYDHINVSTWNYEAVQVRGTIRIMTDEELYKHLEKLTIKYEKYQKCPMYVQNMGDEFVRKEMKGAFGMNIIPDEIFIKSKLSQNRNKKNLDMIIENLQDSGDNNAKIIADKMLKVAADKDQEV; encoded by the coding sequence ATGCATATTCCTAAACTCTATAAAAGTGAGGATTTTGATTTGCTAGAGGAGATTATTAGTAATCATTCCTTTGGTCTTCTGATCTCTTCCAAAGAAAAACTGTTTGCTACCCATTCTATGTTTTTGATGAGTGGCACCAATGAGGATTTTATACTGGAAACCCATATTTCTAAAGCCAATTTTCAGGCTAAAGCTCTGAAAGACGGAGATCAGGTGCTATGTGATTTTCTTGGTGCGCATACCTATATTTCGTCCTCCTGGTACGATCATATAAATGTTTCAACATGGAATTATGAAGCAGTACAGGTTCGCGGTACAATAAGAATAATGACCGATGAAGAGCTCTACAAACATCTGGAGAAGCTGACGATTAAATATGAGAAATACCAGAAGTGCCCAATGTATGTTCAGAATATGGGAGATGAGTTTGTAAGGAAAGAAATGAAAGGAGCCTTTGGGATGAATATTATTCCGGACGAAATCTTCATTAAAAGCAAACTCTCTCAGAATCGCAATAAAAAGAACCTTGATATGATCATCGAAAACCTACAGGATTCCGGTGATAACAATGCTAAGATTATTGCAGATAAAATGCTAAAAGTAGCGGCTGACAAAGATCAGGAAGTATAA
- a CDS encoding MBL fold metallo-hydrolase codes for MKLYPIETGNFKLDGGAMFGVVPKSIWQKTNPADSKNLIDLGMRCLLIEDGKNLILIDNGLGNKQDDKFFGHYDLWGDATLDKSLAKYGFVKDDITDVFLTHLHFDHCGGSIEWNDDRSGYRTAFKNARYWSNESHWEWATEPNPREKASFLKENILPIQESGQLNFVPLPTTGNYGFAPDLKMDIIFVDGHTEKQMLPVIKYQEKTIVFAADLIPTVGHIPLVYVMGYDTRPLLTVSEKEKFLKQAVDNEYILFFEHDAHNELATLKMTEKGPRLDEIHKFNDIFGY; via the coding sequence ATGAAACTATATCCTATAGAAACCGGAAATTTCAAATTGGACGGCGGTGCTATGTTTGGTGTTGTTCCGAAATCTATCTGGCAAAAAACAAATCCTGCGGACAGCAAAAATCTTATCGATCTTGGTATGCGTTGTTTGCTGATTGAAGACGGAAAAAACCTTATTCTTATCGATAATGGTCTTGGTAATAAGCAGGACGACAAATTCTTTGGGCATTACGACCTGTGGGGAGATGCTACTTTAGACAAATCTTTGGCAAAATATGGCTTTGTTAAAGACGATATTACCGATGTATTTCTTACCCATTTGCACTTCGATCATTGTGGAGGCTCTATAGAATGGAATGATGACAGAAGCGGCTACCGTACTGCATTTAAAAATGCCAGATACTGGAGTAATGAAAGCCACTGGGAATGGGCTACAGAACCCAACCCAAGAGAGAAAGCAAGCTTTTTGAAGGAAAACATACTTCCTATCCAAGAAAGCGGCCAGCTTAATTTTGTGCCTTTACCTACAACGGGTAACTACGGATTTGCGCCTGACCTTAAAATGGATATTATTTTTGTGGACGGTCATACTGAAAAACAAATGTTACCGGTGATCAAATATCAGGAAAAAACAATTGTTTTCGCAGCAGACCTTATTCCAACTGTAGGTCATATTCCGTTAGTATATGTAATGGGTTATGATACACGTCCTCTTTTAACAGTATCTGAAAAAGAAAAATTCCTGAAGCAGGCTGTGGATAATGAGTATATTCTATTCTTCGAACACGATGCTCATAACGAGCTGGCAACACTAAAAATGACAGAAAAAGGGCCTCGCTTAGATGAAATTCATAAGTTCAATGATATATTCGGATATTAA
- the rlmD gene encoding 23S rRNA (uracil(1939)-C(5))-methyltransferase RlmD: MQKKKKNVILENIKLLSAGAKGVSVGKTEDGKTILVSGAVPGDLVNARMKKSKKNYIEAEAIEILEESPDRVDARCMHFSVCGGCKWQNLSYEKQLEFKEDEVLNNIRRIGGIDGFEAVPILGSAEQYFYRNKMEFSFSNARWLTLEEVNSTEEIADRNALGFHIPGQWSKILDLKECFLQEDPSNNIRLAVKEYAEENNLEFFDVRNQEGFLRTLMMRQNSKGEWMVLFQLFEENETERVKLLDYLLQKFPQIHTLLYAINPKGNDSIYDLDIQTYYGEGFLYEEMDGLRFKIGPKSFFQTNYKQALELYRKTLEFADLKGDEVVYDLYTGTGTIAQYVARNAKQVIGIEAVQEAIDAAKEHAELNGLTNCTFYCGDMKDIFNQEFLESHPKADVLITDPPRDGMHAKVVEQILNLSPEKIVYVSCNSATQARDLAMLKEHYNLVKVLPVDMFPQTHHVENIALLIKKS, encoded by the coding sequence ATGCAGAAAAAAAAGAAGAATGTAATTCTTGAAAATATCAAACTCCTTTCAGCCGGTGCGAAAGGAGTTTCTGTTGGTAAAACAGAGGATGGTAAAACCATTTTGGTGAGTGGGGCTGTACCCGGAGATCTGGTAAACGCCCGTATGAAAAAGTCGAAAAAGAACTATATTGAAGCTGAAGCAATAGAGATTCTGGAGGAATCTCCTGACAGAGTAGATGCCAGATGTATGCATTTCAGTGTATGTGGAGGATGTAAATGGCAGAATCTTAGTTACGAAAAGCAATTAGAGTTTAAAGAGGATGAAGTACTGAACAACATCCGCAGAATTGGTGGTATTGATGGCTTTGAAGCTGTGCCTATTCTGGGATCTGCAGAACAGTATTTTTACAGAAATAAAATGGAATTTTCTTTTTCTAATGCACGTTGGCTTACATTAGAAGAAGTGAATTCTACCGAAGAAATAGCTGACAGAAATGCGTTAGGATTTCATATTCCGGGACAGTGGAGCAAGATTCTGGACCTGAAGGAGTGTTTCCTGCAAGAAGATCCATCCAACAATATTCGTCTTGCTGTAAAAGAATATGCCGAGGAAAATAACCTTGAATTCTTTGATGTAAGAAATCAGGAAGGCTTTCTTCGTACGTTAATGATGCGTCAGAACTCTAAAGGAGAATGGATGGTTTTATTCCAGCTTTTTGAAGAGAACGAAACAGAGCGTGTAAAGCTTCTTGATTACTTATTACAGAAGTTTCCACAAATCCATACATTGCTTTATGCTATTAATCCAAAAGGAAATGATAGTATCTATGACCTGGATATTCAGACTTACTACGGAGAAGGATTTTTGTATGAAGAAATGGATGGGCTTAGATTTAAAATAGGACCAAAATCATTTTTCCAGACCAACTATAAGCAAGCTTTGGAATTGTACCGTAAGACCCTTGAATTTGCTGATCTGAAAGGAGATGAAGTTGTATACGATCTTTATACAGGTACAGGTACTATTGCACAATATGTTGCCCGTAATGCAAAGCAAGTAATCGGTATAGAAGCGGTACAGGAGGCGATAGATGCAGCTAAAGAGCATGCGGAACTGAATGGCCTTACCAATTGTACATTCTACTGTGGAGATATGAAAGATATCTTCAATCAGGAATTTTTAGAATCTCACCCTAAGGCAGATGTTTTAATTACTGACCCGCCAAGAGATGGTATGCATGCTAAGGTTGTAGAGCAGATACTTAATCTGTCACCAGAGAAAATTGTATATGTAAGCTGTAATTCTGCAACGCAGGCCAGAGATTTGGCTATGTTAAAAGAACATTATAACTTAGTGAAGGTTTTGCCGGTAGACATGTTCCCGCAGACCCATCACGTAGAGAATATAGCACTGCTTATTAAAAAATCATGA
- a CDS encoding succinate dehydrogenase cytochrome b subunit, with translation MAGLTSSSIGRKFLMALSAMFLLIFLIMHLSVNLISVFSQDAFNEASHFMGYNPLVQFLMQPILGFAVVFHFVMGFILEAKNNKARPVKYGYSNNGANATWVSRNMIISGAVILAFLALHLYDFWIHEMDFKYVKHLSPEPTRYWEELHHKFADLWRVALYVVSFVLLGLHLSHGFQSSFQSVGANHPKYLPAIKTIGNVYAVIIPLGFIFIAIFHYVTQ, from the coding sequence ATGGCAGGATTGACATCTTCATCAATCGGGAGAAAATTCCTTATGGCTTTATCAGCGATGTTTTTGCTGATATTCCTTATTATGCACCTTTCTGTAAACCTTATTTCGGTTTTTAGTCAGGATGCCTTTAATGAGGCGTCTCATTTTATGGGATATAACCCGCTTGTACAGTTTTTAATGCAACCTATTTTAGGGTTTGCAGTAGTGTTTCACTTTGTAATGGGCTTTATTCTTGAGGCGAAGAATAACAAAGCACGTCCGGTAAAATACGGTTACAGCAACAATGGAGCTAATGCTACATGGGTATCCAGAAATATGATTATTTCAGGAGCAGTAATTTTAGCTTTCTTGGCATTACACCTTTACGATTTTTGGATTCATGAAATGGATTTCAAATATGTAAAGCATTTGTCACCAGAGCCTACGCGTTACTGGGAAGAGCTTCATCACAAATTTGCAGATCTGTGGAGAGTAGCGCTTTATGTAGTTTCATTTGTATTACTAGGTCTTCACTTATCTCATGGATTTCAGTCTTCTTTCCAATCGGTTGGGGCTAATCATCCAAAGTATTTACCAGCAATTAAAACTATCGGAAATGTTTACGCAGTAATCATTCCTTTAGGATTTATTTTTATTGCTATCTTTCATTATGTAACTCAATAA